From the Malus domestica chromosome 17, GDT2T_hap1 genome, one window contains:
- the LOC103404648 gene encoding COBRA-like protein 1 isoform X2, giving the protein MGFLFLPMSRSVPQFISFATILVFVLSCTTSFIATAYDPLDPNGNITIKWDILSWTSDGYVAAVTLFNFQKYRHIQAPGWSLGWTWAKKEVIWNMVGGQATEQGDCSRFKTTLPHCCKKTPTVVDLLPGTPYNQQYTNCCKGGVLSSWVQDPEKAVGSFQISVGQAGTTNKTVRLPKNFTLNTPGPGYTCARAKVVKPTKFISPDKRRVTQAMMTWNVTCTYSQILAQKTPTCCVSLSSFYNDTIVPCPNCSCGCQRNATHPGSCVEPDSPYLASVVSASNKNSYTPLVRCTAHMCPIRVHWHVKVNYKQYWRVKVTVTNFNYRMNYSDWNMVVQHPNFDNLTQIFSYNYKSITPYATINDTGMLWGIKFYNDILMQAGPLGNVQSELLFQKDEATFTFDKGWAFPRRVYFNGDNCVMPPPDAYPWLPNSGFRQYVSLLTLIMTCLSTIAVMHAYA; this is encoded by the exons ATGGGGTTTCTGTTCCTGCCCATGAGTCGATCAGTCCCACAATTCATCAGTTTCGCCACCATTCTTGTCTTTGTGCTTTCTTGCACCACCAGCTTCATTGCAACAG CGTATGATCCACTCGACCCGAACGGAAATATCACCATCAAATGGGATATCTTAAGCTGGACTTCTGATGGCTATGTT GCTGCTGTTACACTTTTTAACTTCCAAAAGTATCGGCACATTCAGGCACCGGGATGGTCGCTAGGGtggacatgggcaaagaaggAGGTTATATGGAACATGGTGGGAGGACAAGCCACAGAGCAAGGGGATTGTTCAAGATTCAAAACAACACTCCCCCATTGCTGTAAGAAGACTCCTACAGTTGTTGATCTATTGCCCGGAACACCTTACAATCAACAATACACAAATTGTTGCAAAGGAGGGGTACTTAGTTCATGGGTGCAAGATCCAGAAAAGGCTGTAGGTTCTTTTCAAATAAGCGTTGGTCAAGCAGGAACCACAAACAAGACCGTCAGACTGCCTAAAAACTTCACCCTGAACACACCCGGTCCTGGGTATACTTGTGCTCGCGCCAAAGTAGTCAAACCAACTAAATTTATCAGTCCGGATAAAAGGAGAGTCACTCAAGCTATGA TGACATGGAATGTGACGTGCACATATTCGCAAATACTGGCTCAGAAAACTCCTACATGTTGTGTCTCGCTCTCATCGTTCTACAATGACACTATAGTGCCCTGCCCAAATTGCTCATGCGGTTGCCAGAGAAACGCAACTCATCCAGGAAGCTGTGTAGA ACCAGATTCCCCCTACTTGGCTTCAGTTGTCTCAGCCTCCAACAAGAATAGCTACACGCCTCTAGTTAGATGCACTGCGCACATGTGCCCAATCCGAGTTCACTGGCATGTCAAGGTAAACTACAAACAATACTGGCGAGTGAAGGTTACAGTTACAAACTTCAATTACAGGATGAATTATTCCGATTGGAACATGGTTGTCCAACACCCAAACTTTGACAATCTGACCCAGATTTTCAGCTACAACTACAAGTCGATAACTCCTTATGCGACAATAA ATGATACTGGCATGTTATGGGGAATTAAGTTCTACAATGATATTCTGATGCAAGCTGGGCCTCTTGGTAATGTACAGTCAGAGCTGCTTTTCCAAAAGGATGAAGCAACTTTCACATTTGATAAGGGTTGGGCGTTCCCTCGAAGGGTCTATTTCAATGGTGATAACTGTGTGATGCCACCTCCAGATGCCTATCCATGGTTGCCAAATTCTGGTTTCCGGCAGTATGTCTCTCTGCTCACTCTAATCATGACTTGTCTATCGACCATTGCAGTCATGCATGCTTATGCTTAA
- the LOC103404648 gene encoding COBRA-like protein 1 isoform X1, with amino-acid sequence MGFLFLPMSRSVPQFISFATILVFVLSCTTSFIATEAYDPLDPNGNITIKWDILSWTSDGYVAAVTLFNFQKYRHIQAPGWSLGWTWAKKEVIWNMVGGQATEQGDCSRFKTTLPHCCKKTPTVVDLLPGTPYNQQYTNCCKGGVLSSWVQDPEKAVGSFQISVGQAGTTNKTVRLPKNFTLNTPGPGYTCARAKVVKPTKFISPDKRRVTQAMMTWNVTCTYSQILAQKTPTCCVSLSSFYNDTIVPCPNCSCGCQRNATHPGSCVEPDSPYLASVVSASNKNSYTPLVRCTAHMCPIRVHWHVKVNYKQYWRVKVTVTNFNYRMNYSDWNMVVQHPNFDNLTQIFSYNYKSITPYATINDTGMLWGIKFYNDILMQAGPLGNVQSELLFQKDEATFTFDKGWAFPRRVYFNGDNCVMPPPDAYPWLPNSGFRQYVSLLTLIMTCLSTIAVMHAYA; translated from the exons ATGGGGTTTCTGTTCCTGCCCATGAGTCGATCAGTCCCACAATTCATCAGTTTCGCCACCATTCTTGTCTTTGTGCTTTCTTGCACCACCAGCTTCATTGCAACAG AAGCGTATGATCCACTCGACCCGAACGGAAATATCACCATCAAATGGGATATCTTAAGCTGGACTTCTGATGGCTATGTT GCTGCTGTTACACTTTTTAACTTCCAAAAGTATCGGCACATTCAGGCACCGGGATGGTCGCTAGGGtggacatgggcaaagaaggAGGTTATATGGAACATGGTGGGAGGACAAGCCACAGAGCAAGGGGATTGTTCAAGATTCAAAACAACACTCCCCCATTGCTGTAAGAAGACTCCTACAGTTGTTGATCTATTGCCCGGAACACCTTACAATCAACAATACACAAATTGTTGCAAAGGAGGGGTACTTAGTTCATGGGTGCAAGATCCAGAAAAGGCTGTAGGTTCTTTTCAAATAAGCGTTGGTCAAGCAGGAACCACAAACAAGACCGTCAGACTGCCTAAAAACTTCACCCTGAACACACCCGGTCCTGGGTATACTTGTGCTCGCGCCAAAGTAGTCAAACCAACTAAATTTATCAGTCCGGATAAAAGGAGAGTCACTCAAGCTATGA TGACATGGAATGTGACGTGCACATATTCGCAAATACTGGCTCAGAAAACTCCTACATGTTGTGTCTCGCTCTCATCGTTCTACAATGACACTATAGTGCCCTGCCCAAATTGCTCATGCGGTTGCCAGAGAAACGCAACTCATCCAGGAAGCTGTGTAGA ACCAGATTCCCCCTACTTGGCTTCAGTTGTCTCAGCCTCCAACAAGAATAGCTACACGCCTCTAGTTAGATGCACTGCGCACATGTGCCCAATCCGAGTTCACTGGCATGTCAAGGTAAACTACAAACAATACTGGCGAGTGAAGGTTACAGTTACAAACTTCAATTACAGGATGAATTATTCCGATTGGAACATGGTTGTCCAACACCCAAACTTTGACAATCTGACCCAGATTTTCAGCTACAACTACAAGTCGATAACTCCTTATGCGACAATAA ATGATACTGGCATGTTATGGGGAATTAAGTTCTACAATGATATTCTGATGCAAGCTGGGCCTCTTGGTAATGTACAGTCAGAGCTGCTTTTCCAAAAGGATGAAGCAACTTTCACATTTGATAAGGGTTGGGCGTTCCCTCGAAGGGTCTATTTCAATGGTGATAACTGTGTGATGCCACCTCCAGATGCCTATCCATGGTTGCCAAATTCTGGTTTCCGGCAGTATGTCTCTCTGCTCACTCTAATCATGACTTGTCTATCGACCATTGCAGTCATGCATGCTTATGCTTAA
- the LOC103404647 gene encoding COBRA-like protein 4 isoform X1: protein MRTLVSVLFFLAIFSCAAAYDPLDPNGNITVKWDIMSWTPDGYVAAVTVNNFQMYRHIMSPGWTLGWTWARREVIWAAVGAEATEQGDCSRFKGNVPHCCKKTPTFVDLLPGVPYNQQFTNCCKGGVLSAWGQDPSTAVSSFQLSVGSAGTTNRTVRLPRNFTLLGPGTGYTCGKARIVPPTIFLTSAGRRRTQALMTWNVTCSYSQLQARKYPSCCVSLSSFYNSTIVHCPSCTCGCQDKRNCIQSDSKMLSVVEDDAKRKGNGLPLLQCTRHMCPVRVHWHVMLNYKEYWRVKVSITNFNYQMNYTHWTLVMQHPNFNNVTQVFSFDYKPLIAYSSINDTGMFYGMKFFNDRLVQAGEFGFVQSEMLLQKDKNTFTLREGWAFPRKVYFNGDECQFPPPDVYPFLPNSAQKILLSFSALISLFFFLFIAI, encoded by the exons ATGAGAACTTTGGTATCAGTTCTCTTCTTTCTTGCTATCTTTTCATGTGCTG CTGCATATGATCCGTTGGATCCGAATGGAAACATAACTGTAAAATGGGATATCATGTCTTGGACACCAGATGGTTATGTG GCGGCTGTTACTGTGAACAACTTCCAAATGTACCGGCACATCATGAGCCCGGGGTGGACATTAGGGTGGACCTGGGCCAGAAGAGAAGTGATATGGGCGGCGGTGGGAGCTGAAGCCACGGAGCAAGGTGACTGCTCCCGgttcaaagggaacgtacctcATTGTTGCAAGAAAACCCCCACCTTTGTGGACTTGCTTCCTGGTGTTCCTTACAATCAGCAATTCACAAATTGCTGCAAGGGTGGCGTGTTGTCCGCGTGGGGCCAAGACCCCTCGACCGCTGTCTCATCCTTCCAGCTCAGTGTTGGATCAGCCGGCACTACAAACCGTACAGTGAGACTTCCTAGGAACTTCACTCTGCTAGGCCCTGGAACAGGGTACACTTGTGGCAAGGCAAGGATTGTGCCTCCCACAATTTTTTTGACATCTGCCGGACGCCGCAGGACTCAAGCTTTGA TGACATGGAATGTGACCTGCTCATATTCACAACTTCAGGCCAGAAAATACCCAAGCTGTTGTGTCTCTCTCTCGTCCTTTTACAATTCCACAATCGTTCATTGCCCCTCTTGCACTTGTGGTTGCCAGGACAAGAGAAATTGCATCCA AAGTGATTCCAAAATGCTTAGCGTGGTTGAAGATGACGCTAAGCGGAAAGGCAATGGGCTGCCGCTACTGCAGTGCACACGCCACATGTGTCCGGTGAGAGTGCACTGGCATGTGATGCTGAATTACAAGGAGTACTGGCGCGTGAAGGTGTCGATTACAAACTTCAACTATCAGATGAACTACACGCATTGGACTCTGGTTATGCAGCATCCTAATTTCAACAATGTCACACAAGTTTTCAGCTTTGATTACAAGCCTCTCATTGCTTACAGCTCCATAA ATGACACTGGAATGTTTTATGGCATGAAATTCTTCAATGACCGATTAGTGCAAGCCGGGGAATTTGGGTTCGTTCAGTCGGAGATGCTGCTTCAAAAGGACAAGAACACCTTCACTTTGAGGGAGGGGTGGGCATTTCCTCGCAAAGTTTACTTCAATGGCGACGAGTGCCAGTTTCCTCCACCTGACGTCTACCCGTTTCTTCCCAATTCTGCCCAGAAAATTCTACTTTCCTTCTCAGCTTTGATTTCgttgttctttttcttgtttataGCTATCTGA
- the LOC103404647 gene encoding COBRA-like protein 4 isoform X2: MRTLVSVLFFLAIFSCAAAYDPLDPNGNITVKWDIMSWTPDGYVAAVTVNNFQMYRHIMSPGWTLGWTWARREVIWAAVGAEATEQGDCSRFKGNVPHCCKKTPTFVDLLPGVPYNQQFTNCCKGGVLSAWGQDPSTAVSSFQLSVGSAGTTNRTVRLPRNFTLLGPGTGYTCGKARIVPPTIFLTSAGRRRTQALMTWNVTCSYSQLQARKYPSCCVSLSSFYNSTIVHCPSCTCGCQDKRNCIHDSKMLSVVEDDAKRKGNGLPLLQCTRHMCPVRVHWHVMLNYKEYWRVKVSITNFNYQMNYTHWTLVMQHPNFNNVTQVFSFDYKPLIAYSSINDTGMFYGMKFFNDRLVQAGEFGFVQSEMLLQKDKNTFTLREGWAFPRKVYFNGDECQFPPPDVYPFLPNSAQKILLSFSALISLFFFLFIAI, from the exons ATGAGAACTTTGGTATCAGTTCTCTTCTTTCTTGCTATCTTTTCATGTGCTG CTGCATATGATCCGTTGGATCCGAATGGAAACATAACTGTAAAATGGGATATCATGTCTTGGACACCAGATGGTTATGTG GCGGCTGTTACTGTGAACAACTTCCAAATGTACCGGCACATCATGAGCCCGGGGTGGACATTAGGGTGGACCTGGGCCAGAAGAGAAGTGATATGGGCGGCGGTGGGAGCTGAAGCCACGGAGCAAGGTGACTGCTCCCGgttcaaagggaacgtacctcATTGTTGCAAGAAAACCCCCACCTTTGTGGACTTGCTTCCTGGTGTTCCTTACAATCAGCAATTCACAAATTGCTGCAAGGGTGGCGTGTTGTCCGCGTGGGGCCAAGACCCCTCGACCGCTGTCTCATCCTTCCAGCTCAGTGTTGGATCAGCCGGCACTACAAACCGTACAGTGAGACTTCCTAGGAACTTCACTCTGCTAGGCCCTGGAACAGGGTACACTTGTGGCAAGGCAAGGATTGTGCCTCCCACAATTTTTTTGACATCTGCCGGACGCCGCAGGACTCAAGCTTTGA TGACATGGAATGTGACCTGCTCATATTCACAACTTCAGGCCAGAAAATACCCAAGCTGTTGTGTCTCTCTCTCGTCCTTTTACAATTCCACAATCGTTCATTGCCCCTCTTGCACTTGTGGTTGCCAGGACAAGAGAAATTGCATCCA TGATTCCAAAATGCTTAGCGTGGTTGAAGATGACGCTAAGCGGAAAGGCAATGGGCTGCCGCTACTGCAGTGCACACGCCACATGTGTCCGGTGAGAGTGCACTGGCATGTGATGCTGAATTACAAGGAGTACTGGCGCGTGAAGGTGTCGATTACAAACTTCAACTATCAGATGAACTACACGCATTGGACTCTGGTTATGCAGCATCCTAATTTCAACAATGTCACACAAGTTTTCAGCTTTGATTACAAGCCTCTCATTGCTTACAGCTCCATAA ATGACACTGGAATGTTTTATGGCATGAAATTCTTCAATGACCGATTAGTGCAAGCCGGGGAATTTGGGTTCGTTCAGTCGGAGATGCTGCTTCAAAAGGACAAGAACACCTTCACTTTGAGGGAGGGGTGGGCATTTCCTCGCAAAGTTTACTTCAATGGCGACGAGTGCCAGTTTCCTCCACCTGACGTCTACCCGTTTCTTCCCAATTCTGCCCAGAAAATTCTACTTTCCTTCTCAGCTTTGATTTCgttgttctttttcttgtttataGCTATCTGA
- the LOC103425898 gene encoding uncharacterized protein, with protein sequence MGRWVRPEVYPLMAAMTFVTSLCAFQLTRNMFLNPEVRINKAHRRMAVLENEEEGEKYAEHGLRKFLRTRPPEIMPTINHFFSQEK encoded by the exons ATGGGGCGTTGGGTTAGGCCTGAG GTGTACCCGTTAATGGCTGCAATGACATTTGTGACAAGCTTGTGCGCATTTCAGCTTACAAGGAACATGTTCCTCAACCCTGAAGTCAG AATCAACAAAGCTCACCGTCGAATGGCGGTgcttgaaaacgaagaagagggagagaagTACGCCGAGCACGGCCTCCGGAAGTTCCTCCGCACACGGCCACCGGAGATCATGCCTACCATCAACCACTTCTTCTctcaagaaaaatga
- the LOC103404649 gene encoding PI-PLC X domain-containing protein At5g67130-like isoform X2, with protein MKTRQNFVLLLTVVAAVFSVAKACSNGQCKLLDECSMDADCEAGLYCGCCPQGFSGSRCIRSAITDQFKLLNGVRALMLDTYDFKDDVWLCHSFNGQCHDFTAFEPAIDTLKEVEAFLSANPSEIVTLILEDYVEAPNGLTNVFNASGLKNYWFPVTSMPKNGQDWPLVSDMVANNQRLLVFTSKSEKEQSEGIAYQWNYMVENQYGDDGMKEGSCSNRGESSPLDDKTKSLVLVNYFASIPFKLESCENNSGNLINMLYTCHGAAANRWANFVAVDFYKRSEGGGSFQALDNLNGELLCGCNDVHACVPGSPPGSCQP; from the exons ATGAAGACTCGGCAGAACTTCGTTTTGTTACTCACGGTTGTCGCAGCGGTTTTTAGCGTCGCCAAAGCTTGCTCCAACGGACAGTGCAAG CTTTTGGACGAATGCTCAATGGATGCCGATTGTGAAGCCGGGCTTTACTGCGGATGTTGCCCACAAGGCTTCTCAGGCTCTAGATGTATAAGATCAGCCATTACAGATCAATTCAAGCTATTG AATGGAGTTCGAGCCTTGATGCTCGATACATATGATTTTAAGGACGATGTGTGGTTGTGCCATTCTTTTAATGGGCAATGCCACGACTTTACTGCATTT GAACCAGCTATAGATACACTGAAGGAAGTTGAAGCATTTTTATCAGCCAACCCATCAGAAATTGTGACATTGATATTGGAGGACTATGTGGAAGCTCCAAATGGATTGACAAACGTCTTCAACGCTTCCGGGTTGAAGAACTATTGGTTTCCGGTGACAAGCATGCCCAAAAATGGCCAGGACTGGCCACTAGTTAGTGACATGGTTGCCAATAACCAGAGGCTACTTGTGTTTACTTCAAAAAGTGAGAAGGAACAATCCGAAGGAATCGCCTACCAGTGGAACTACATGGTTGAAAACCAAT ATGGGGATGATGGAATGAAGGAAGGAAGTTGTTCAAATAGAGGAGAATCATCACCTCTTGATGACAAAACTAAATCTTTggttttggtgaattattttgcTTCTATTCCCTTTAAGCTAGAAAGTTGCGAAAATAACTCTGGGAATCTGATTAACATGCTTTACACTTGTCATGGTGCTGCTGCCAACCGATGGGCTAACTTTGTTGCTGTTGATTTTTACAAG AGGAGTGAAGGGGGAGGATCGTTTCAAGCTTTGGACAATCTCAATGGGGAGCTCTTGTGTGGATGTAACGATGTACATGCATGTGTG CCAGGATCACCTCCAGGGTCTTGCCAGCCATAG
- the LOC103404649 gene encoding PI-PLC X domain-containing protein At5g67130-like isoform X1 — protein MKTRQNFVLLLTVVAAVFSVAKACSNGQCKLLDECSMDADCEAGLYCGCCPQGFSGSRCIRSAITDQFKLLNNSLPFNKYAFLTTHNAFAIEGEPSHTGIPRVTFNNQEDTVTQQLNNGVRALMLDTYDFKDDVWLCHSFNGQCHDFTAFEPAIDTLKEVEAFLSANPSEIVTLILEDYVEAPNGLTNVFNASGLKNYWFPVTSMPKNGQDWPLVSDMVANNQRLLVFTSKSEKEQSEGIAYQWNYMVENQYGDDGMKEGSCSNRGESSPLDDKTKSLVLVNYFASIPFKLESCENNSGNLINMLYTCHGAAANRWANFVAVDFYKRSEGGGSFQALDNLNGELLCGCNDVHACVPGSPPGSCQP, from the exons ATGAAGACTCGGCAGAACTTCGTTTTGTTACTCACGGTTGTCGCAGCGGTTTTTAGCGTCGCCAAAGCTTGCTCCAACGGACAGTGCAAG CTTTTGGACGAATGCTCAATGGATGCCGATTGTGAAGCCGGGCTTTACTGCGGATGTTGCCCACAAGGCTTCTCAGGCTCTAGATGTATAAGATCAGCCATTACAGATCAATTCAAGCTATTG AACAATTCTCTACCTTTCAACAAGTATGCGTTTTTGACAACCCACAATGCCTTTGCAATTGAGGGAGAGCCATCTCACACTGGAATTCCTCGCGTTACCTTCAACAATCAAGAAGATACTGTTACTCAACAACTAAAT AATGGAGTTCGAGCCTTGATGCTCGATACATATGATTTTAAGGACGATGTGTGGTTGTGCCATTCTTTTAATGGGCAATGCCACGACTTTACTGCATTT GAACCAGCTATAGATACACTGAAGGAAGTTGAAGCATTTTTATCAGCCAACCCATCAGAAATTGTGACATTGATATTGGAGGACTATGTGGAAGCTCCAAATGGATTGACAAACGTCTTCAACGCTTCCGGGTTGAAGAACTATTGGTTTCCGGTGACAAGCATGCCCAAAAATGGCCAGGACTGGCCACTAGTTAGTGACATGGTTGCCAATAACCAGAGGCTACTTGTGTTTACTTCAAAAAGTGAGAAGGAACAATCCGAAGGAATCGCCTACCAGTGGAACTACATGGTTGAAAACCAAT ATGGGGATGATGGAATGAAGGAAGGAAGTTGTTCAAATAGAGGAGAATCATCACCTCTTGATGACAAAACTAAATCTTTggttttggtgaattattttgcTTCTATTCCCTTTAAGCTAGAAAGTTGCGAAAATAACTCTGGGAATCTGATTAACATGCTTTACACTTGTCATGGTGCTGCTGCCAACCGATGGGCTAACTTTGTTGCTGTTGATTTTTACAAG AGGAGTGAAGGGGGAGGATCGTTTCAAGCTTTGGACAATCTCAATGGGGAGCTCTTGTGTGGATGTAACGATGTACATGCATGTGTG CCAGGATCACCTCCAGGGTCTTGCCAGCCATAG